AGCACGTGAAGACCAAGGTGATGGTCGAGAACGGCGGCACCGTGGTGCTGGGCGGTATCTACCAGCAGAGCGAGAGCACCAACGACTCCAAGGTACCGCTGTTCGGCGACCTGCCGGTGGTGGGCCACCTGTTCAAGACCACGGCGCGCTCGACCTCGAAGACCGAGCTGCTGGTGTTCATCACCCCGAAGATCGTGACCGACCGCGTGCAGAACGCGGGGCAGTGATCCGACCGATACAATCAACAAGAAGAAGGCAGACATGAGCAATACCAACATCACGCGCCGCGGCGCGCCCGTGGCCACCGCGCTCCTGATGGCGCTGGTGCTGGCCGCGTGCGGCGGCGGCGGCGGCAATCCGGGCACCACCGGCGGTTCCGGCAGCGGCAGCACCGGCAGCGGCGGCAGCGGCGGGACCACCGTTACCGCGGCCCCGGCCGTCACCCTGGGCTTCGTCAACGCCAGCGGCGCCAGCACCAATGCGCTCACCGGCGCGACCCCGCTGACCGTCAAGGCGACCGTGCTCGACGCGAGCAAGAAGCCGGTGCCGAACGCGATCGTCAGCTTCGCGACCGACAATACCCTGGCGGTATTCTCGCCCTCGGCCGGCACCGCGCTGACCGACGTCAACGGCGTCGCCACCGTCACCATGCGCGTGGCCAGCCTGGCTGCCGGCGGCGCCGCCAAGGTCACCGCCACCAGCACAGTGGGCGGCACCACCGTCACCGGCGAATCGAACTACTCGGTCGGCGCCACCACGCTCGGCTTCGGCGCCCTGAGCGCTTCGCCGAACAGCATCCAGGCCTACGGCTCGACCGTGCTGTCGGTCGACGTGCTGGCCGGCTCGGGCAAATACACCGAGCAGCAGGTCAACGTCACCTTCAGCTCGGCCTGCGTGGCCGCCGGCAAGGCCACCCTGGCCACCACCGTCGCCACCAACAACGGCAGCGCGCAGACGGTCTACCGCGACAAGGGCTGCGCCAACAACGACGTGATCACCGTCTCCGCCGACGGCATCGCCAAGTCGGCCACCACCCAGCTGCAGATCGCCGCCCCGGCCGCCGCCTCGGTGCAGTTCGTGCAGGCGTCGCCGACCAACCAGTCGATCGTGATCGCGGGCCAGGGCGGCAACGGCCGCACCGAGACCGCGACCCTGACCTTCAAGGTGGTCGACATCTTCGGCAACCCGCTGGCCGGCAAGCAGGTCAACTTCTCGACCACCACCTCGAGCGTCCACGTCAACAAGAGTACCGACACCACCGACGCCAACGGCAACGTGGTCACCACGGTCAACTCGGGCACCGTGGCGACCACCTTCCGCGTGCAGGCGACCCTGCCGGGCACCGCCGCCAACGGCAACCCGGACATCTCGACCATGTCCGACTCGATCGTGGTCACCACCGGCCTGCCGGTGCAGCGCTCGTTCTCGATCAGCTCCGGCTCCTTCAACGTCGAAGGCCTGAACATCGACAGCACCCCGACGACCCCGGCCACCCACATCCAGGTGCTGCTGGCCGATACCTTCGGCAATCCGGTCCCGGACGGCACCCCGATCGTATTCCAGACCAACGTCGGCTCGGTGGGATCGTCGGACAAGGGCGGCTGCAACACCGTCAACGGCGGCTGCTCGGTCGACTTCCGTGCGCAGGAGCCGCGCACGCCGCTGCCGAACACCCCGGTCACGCCTTGCAATACCGGTCCCGGCGCCAGCCCGGACAGCACGCGCCCCGGCCTGGCGACCATTTGCGCCAGCTCGACCGACGGCACCAACACCGTGTTCGGCAAGACCGCCGTGTTCCTGAGCGGCAGCCGCGCCGACCATACCTACCTGAATGGCGCGCAAGTGTCCTTCGGCACCCCGAACGACCTGGGCTCGATCAGCTCGAGCGAGACCAAGGTCTTCCAGCTGCAGCTCAACGACATCAACGACAACCCGATGCCGGTCAACACCAAGGTCGAGCTGACCAGTGTCCTGAACGCCGTCGCGGCCGCCGTCTCGCCGGCGACCGTGCCGAACATCGCGCCGCACGGCGTCAAGGGCGACGACAACACCGGCAACACGGTCAGCGGTGCGCAGGGTTCGAGCCACACGTTCAGCATCTCCAGCACTGCCCCGACCGGCTGCAAGGGGCCGGCGCAAGCATCGTTCAACGTGGCCATCACCACGCCGGGGGGGACGGTAACCAATATTCCGTTTAAACTGTTGTTCACCTGCCCGTAAATCGGCGAATAGACCATGCGGCGGCCAGGTTATCCTGGCCGTTTGCATTTTGAGCGATCGACAATAGTGCCTCACTGCAAGAACAACAACATCTTCCTGGTCGGCCTGATGGGCGCCGGCAAGACCACCATCGGACGCCTGCTGGCGCGCCGGCTGGGCATGCACTTCGTGGATTCCGACCATGAGATCGAAGCGCGCACCGGCGCCTCGGTACCGTGGATCTTCGAGATCGAAGGCGAGCCCAGCTTCCGCCGGCGCGAGGCCGACATGATCCGCGAGCTGACGGCCGCCAGCGGCCTGGTGCTGGCCACCGGCGGCGGCGCCGTCCTCAACCCCGAAAGCCGGCGCCTGCTGGCCGAGCGCGGCACCGTGATCTACCTGCGCGCCAGCGTGAACAGCATCCTGCAGCGGACGTCGCACGACAAGAACCGCCCACTGCTGCAGACCGCCGATCCGCGCAAGAAGCTCGAAGACCTGACCGCGCAGCGCGAGCCCCTGTATCGCGAGATCGCCGACCTCGTCATCGATACCGGCCGGCCTAACGTACAATCGATGGTTCAGACAATCCTGGACCAGCTGGCCGCGATCGATGCGGCGCGCCAGCGCACCAAGCCACGCACAAACATGAACGAACAAGCCTGTATCTCTCTTAACGTCGACCTGGGCGAACGCAGCTATCCGATCCTGATCGGACGCGGCCTGCTGGACGACGGCGCGCTGCTGACCCGGCACATCGGCGCCGGCGGCGGCAAGATCGCGATCGTCACCAACACCACGGTCGCACCGCTCTACCTGGAAAAGGTGGCGGCGCCGCTGCGCGCCAGCGGGCGCGAGGTCGTCAACATCGTGCTGCCGGACGGCGAAGAACATAAAAACTGGCACAGCCTGAACCTGGTGTTCGACGCCCTGCTGGAACACAAGTGCGACCGCAAGACCACCCTGGTGGCGCTGGGTGGCGGCGTGATCGGCGACCTGACCGGCTATGCGGCCGCCAGCTACATGCGCGGCGTGCCCTTCGTGCAGATCCCGACGACCCTGCTGTCCCAGGTCGATTCCTCGGTAGGCGGCAAGACCGGCATCAACCACCCGCTCGGGAAGAACATGATCGGCGCCTTCTACCAGCCGCGCGCCGTGATCGCCGACACCGCGACCCTCGACACGCTGCCGGACCGCGAACTGTCGGCCGGCCTGGCCGAGGTGATCAAGCATGGCGCGATCCTCGACTTGTCCTTCTTCGACTGGATCGAGGAGAACATCGGCAAGCTGGTCGCGCGCGACCACGCCGCGCTGGCGCACGCGATCCTGCGCTCCTGCGAGATCAAGTCCGACGTGGTGCGGCGCGACGAACGCGAAGGCGGCCTGCGCGCGGTGCTGAACTTCGGCCACACCTTCGGCCACGCGATCGAGAATGGCCTGGGCTACGGCGAATGGCTGCACGGCGAAGCGGTCGGCTGCGGCATGGTCATGGCGGCCGACCTGTCGCATCGACTCGGCCTGCTCGACGCCGCCAGCGCGCTGCGCGTGCGCCGGCTGGTGAAGGCGGCCGGGCTGCCGGTGGTCGCGCCGGACCTCGGCGCCCAGCGCTGGATCGAGCTGATGGAAGTCGACAAGAAGAACGAGGGCGGGGCGATCAAGTTCATCCTGCTGAAACCGCTGGGCAGCCCGAGCATCACCGGTGCGCCGCAGGAGCAACTGCTGGCGACATTGGCGGCCTGTGTCGGCGCCCCCATGGAGAAAAACTCACGATGATCGATTTCGACGCCCACCTGGCACCTTATGCGGCGCACTCGTCGAAGTCCCGTGGGCGTCGTCATCCGGAACCGGCCGCGGGCTCGCGCAGCGAGTTCCAGCGCGACCGCGACCGCATCATCCACTCCACGGCCTTCCGCCGGCTCGAATACAAGACCCAGGTCTTCCTGAACCACGAGGGCGACCTGTTCCGCACGCGCCTGACGCACTCGATCGAAGTGGCCCAGATCGCGCGCACGCTGGCGCGCAGCCTGCGCCTGAACGAAGACCTGGTCGAAGCCACCGCGCTGGCGCACGACCTCGGTCACACGCCCTTCGGCCACGTCGGCCAGGACGTGCTGAACGAATCCATGAAGGACTACGGCGGCTTCGAGCATAACCTGCAGAGCCTGCGCGTGGTCGACCAGCTCGAAGAGCACTACGGCGCCTTCGACGGCCTGAACCTGACGTTCGAAACGCGCGAAGGCATCCTGAAGCACTGCTCGCTGACGAATGCGCGCCAGCTCGGCGAGCTTGGCCAGCGCTTCATCGACAAGCAGCAGCCCAGCCTGGAAGCCCAGCTGACCAACCTGGCCGACGAGATCGCGTACAACAACCACGACATCGACGACGGCCTGCGCTCCGGCCTGCTGACCATGAAGCAGATGGAGGAGGTCGAGCTGTTCGCCCGCCTGCACCATCAGGTGGTGCAGCAGTATCCGGGCCTGCCGGGCCGGCGCGAGCTGTACGAGACGATCCGCCTGATGATCACGGCCATGACGGCCGACCTGGTCGAGGAATCGTGCCGGCTGCTGAAGGAAGCGGACCCGAAGGACATCGACGCGGTGCGCACCAGCCCGCCCTTGATCCGCTTCTCGCCGAAGATGCGCGAAGAGACCACCGCCCTGAAACGCTTCCTGTACGCGAACCTGTACCGCCACTACAAGGTCAACCGCATGCGGGTGAAGGCCAGCCGCATCGTGCGCGAGCTGTTCGACGCCTTCATGACGGATCCGGTGCTGCTGCCCTTCGACTACCAGGTGGCGGGCGGCGACACTCTGAAGCAGGCGCGCAAGATCGCAGACTATATTGCGGGGATGACGGATCGGTATGCGATCCGGGAGCACAAGCGGATCTTCTCACTGGATGAACTGTAATCAAACCGGGGTCAGACTCCGATTTTTGGAAATATCCCAAGGGATTTTGCCAAAATCGGGAGTCTGACCCCGGTTTGTTTTAAGTCAAGCGAATAGCGACGGCTGCCCGAGCTGCCCCAGCAGTTTCTTGACCGGCGCCGGCAGTGCGGCGGCCTCGATGTCGGCCAGGTTCCACCATACATAGCCGGCCGGGATCTCGCCGCGCGATTCCAGCCCGATCCGGTAGGGATGGATGTGCAGCTTGTAGTGCGTGAACCCGTGCTCCAACGGCAGCAGCGCTTCCGTCTCCGCGACCGCGCCGAACTTTTCCCCGGCTTCGGCAGCGGCGCCCAGCTCGAGTTCTTCTTCGTCCAGCGCCACGTGCCCGTCCACCTCCGGCAGCGACAACAAGCCTCCCCAGATCCCGCTGCCGGGCCGCTGCTCGAGCAGCACTTGGCCCTGGTCGATCACGACCAGCATCTGCGCGCGCTTTTCCGGCGTCGCCTTCTTCGGTTTGCGCACCGGCAGCTCGGCGGTGCGGCCGGTGGCGCGGGCCACGCAGCGGTCCTGCAGCGGGCAGCGGCCACAGTCGGGTTTCGAACGCGTGCACAGGGTCGCGCCCAGGTCCATCAGGCCCTGGGTATAGGATTCGATGCCGTCGCCGCCTGCCGGCAGCAGCGCCTCGGCGCGGCGCCACAGCGCATCCTCGACCGGTTTCAGGCCCGGGTACTGGTCGATGCCGAACACGCGCGCAAACACGCGCTTGACGTTCCCATCCAGGATCGCGGCCCGGGCGCCGCTCGAAAACGCGGCGATGGCGGCCGCGGTCGAGCGGCCGATGCCGGGCAGCTCGGCCAGCAGCGCCGGATCGCTCGGGAACACGCCGCCATATTCGGCGACCACGCGCCGCGCGCAGGCGTGCAGGTTGCGCGCGCGGGTGTAGTAGCCGAGGCCTGCCCAGTACGTCATCACGTCTTCCACCGGCGCCTCGGCCAGTGCGGCCACGGTGGGGAAGCGCTCCAGGAAGCGCGCGTAATAGCCCAGCACCGCGGTGACCTGGGTCTGCTGCAGCATGATCTCCGACAGCCAGATCCGGTAGGCATCGCGCGTGTTCTGCCACGGCAGGGCGTGGCGGCCGTGCTGGCGCTGCCAGTCGATCACGGCGCGCGAGAAGCCCGGGTCGGCCAGCTCGCTCACATCAAATTCAGTCAATCTCTTCATGCTACTTCCAATGTATGGGGTGACCCCGCCTGCGCTGCCGGCGCCGCGTCCAGCGCCGCATCGAGCACCCGCGTCACCGCACCCGACAGCAGCGCCAGTTTCGCCTTGACCTGCTCGAGCTCGCGCTGGGCCAATTCGAAGGCGGCGATTTTCTGTTCCAGGCTCTCGGTGGCGTCGTGGATGCGCTGGATCGAGGACTGGCGATGGCGCAGCTGCTCGCGGTGCTGGCGGATCTGCGCTTCCAGCGGCGCCATGATCACCTTCAGCCAGGCTTCGACGTCCGCATTCGCGGCGCGGAAAGTGTGCTTGATGCGCGCGGCGATGGTGTCGACGAAGCGCTCGAGCAGGGCGCCGCGGCTGGTGATCAGGAGGGTCGCGGTGCCGGACTGCTTCTGCCAGATCGCTTCGATGGCATCGATCTCGCTGCGGTAGCGCGCCAGCGACAAGGCCATCGGCATGGCCAGCGCCAGGCCGTGCTCGGCCGAGAACCGGCGGTACATGGTGTCCATCATCGCGCCGATCTCGCCGATCTTCGCGCTCGATGCGTCGAGCCTGGCGCGCGCCTGCTCGAAGAACTCACGCACCGGCGCGCGCATGCCGGTGGCGAAGCGCACGCCTTCCATCGCCGCGCGCACGGTCTCGACCTGTTGCTGCACCAGGTCCATGCCGATGCTGCTGTACAGCTCCGTCGAGAGCGTGGCGAACACGGCGCGCGTGCCCTGCAGCTTGAACAGGCTGGCGTCGAATTCCTTCTTCTCCATCTCGACGCGGCGCATCATGTGGGCGATCACGCCCTGGTTCTTGCCGCGCAGGCTTTGCAGCTCCTGCAGCTGCTCGACCAGGTCGCGGATGCGCGTGCCCAGCAGCGCCTGCTGGCCGGCGGTGATGGCTTCCATGTCTTCGCGCAGCTGGCGGCGCAGGATGTCCTGGCGCGCCGGGATCAGTTCGTTGAACAGGGCCGATTCGAGCAGCTTGACGCGGCTCTTCTCGAACAGCGCCATGTCGCCGGTCACGCGCCCGACCAGGCCTTTCTGGGCCGAGACCGGGAACACCTGCGATTCCTCCAGGCCGAGCAGCTGGGCCGCATTCGCCTGCTGGCGCGCGATCGCGGCCTCGTTCTCCTGCGGCGTGCGCAGCTCGTCCCACAGGGCGTCGATCTTGTTGAGCACCACGATCCGGCCCGGACCGGCGCCGATGTGGGTGCGCCAGACTTCGATGTCGCTCTTCGTCACGCCGGTCTCGGCGGCCAGGATGAACAGCACCGCGTGCGCATTCGGGATCAGGTTCAGGGTCAGTTCCGGCTCGGTGCCGATCGCGTTCAGGCCCGGGGTGTCGAGGATCACCAGGCCCTGCTTCAGCAGCGGATGCGGGAAGTTGATCAGGGCATGCCGCCATTGCGGAATCTCGACCAGGCCGTCATCGCCGACCGTGCCCGCCAGGTCCGGATCTTCCGGATCGTACAGGCCGTAGCTGCGCGCCTCGCCGGCGTCGACGCGGCGTGTCAGGCTGACCTGGCGGAAGGTCTCGATCATGCGCTCGGGCGAATCGAGGTCGAGCGGCAGCGCGGTCCAGGCCGCCGGATCCTCGCGGTAGTCGCTGGTGGCCAGGCGCTGGGCGCGGGTCTCGATCGGCAGCAGGCGGATGCAGGGCGGCAGCAGCGGATCCCAGGCCAGCTCGGTCGGGCACATGGTGGTGCGGCCCGGGCTGGACGGCACGATGCGCTGGCCGTAATCGGCAAAGAAGATTGCGTTGATCAGCTCGGATTTCCCGCGCGAGAACTCGGCCACGAAGGCGACCGACAGGCGGTCGTCGCGTACGCGGGCGAGGGCGCGCGCGAGGCGCTGCTCGGCGGCCGCGTCGAGCAGCTCGGCGGCCTGGACCCAGCCGCGGTATTGTTCGAGCGTCTCGGCGACGCTGGCGCGCCAGGCGCCGTACTGTTGAATATCTTGCATGTTGTGCCGCCTTTCTTGGCCTTACCGCTGGCAGGTTGCACAGTAGAACGTGGAGCGCTGGCCCTGGGTGATCTGGCGGACCGGCGCGCCACAGTTGCGGCAAGGCACTCCTGCACGATCATAGACGAAATATGTCTGCTGGAAATATCCGGATTGACCATTTACCGCAATAAAGTCACGCAAGGTGCTGCCGCCCTGCACGATGGCGGCGGCCAGGATCTCGCGGATGGCCTCGGCCAGCTTGTCGTAGCGCGCGCGGCTGATGCGCGAAGCGGCTGTCTTCGGGTTGATGCCGGCGCGGAACAGACTCTCGCAGGCGTAGATATTGCCGACCCCGACCACGATGTCGCCGGCAAGCAGCACCTGCTTGATGGGCGCGTTGCGGCGCCTGGTTTCCCGATGCAGCAGGGCGCCCGAGAAGCCGTCCTCGAGCGGCTCGACGCCCAGGCCGCGCAGCAGCAGGTGCTGTTCGAGTTCGCCGTCGTCGTTGCCATGCCAGAGCACGGCGCCGAAGCGGCGCGGATCGTGCAGGCGCAGCACGCGCCGGCCTTCGGGGCCGCGCACCACCAGGTCGAAGTGGTCGTGTTTCTTCAGCTCGACGCCTTCCGGCAGCACCCGCAGGTGGCCGGACATGCCGAGGTGGACGATCAGCGTGCCGTGCTCGAAATGGATCAGCAAATACTTGCCGCGCCGGCTGGTCGACAGGATCTGGCGGCCGGCCAGCAGCTCGCTCAGGTTCGGCGGGAAAGGCCAGCGCAAACCCTCGCGCCGCAGCACGACCTGTTCGACGACGCGGCCTTCCAGGTGCGGCGCGACGCCGCGCCTTGTCACTTCTACTTCTGGGAGTTCAGGCATAGATCAGCTGAAATGAGCAATGAAGAACAGAGGAAAAGTATGTAAATTCGTGTTGCAACGGCGCACGCGAGGAGGGCGTTAAGCGTAGAATCGGTCAATCTTGTCAATGCGGGATCGACCTTGAAAAACACTTTCGCCATTGTAACTCTCTCGGCCTTGTTATCTGCATGCGCTGTGGCGCCCAAACAGCAGCCGCCCCAGGCCGCCGCCGACAAGGCCGACCGGCCGCTCCTCGCCGCCGAGGCCCAGCGCGGATCGGGCGCCGATCGTGCCGCCGGCGAAGCTGCCCAGGACAACGCGAAGCAGGGCGAAGAGCAACTGCCGAACGTGAAAATGACACCCCAGATGATGACCCAGCTCATGAATGCCGAGCTGGCCTTCAAGAAGGGCGACTGGCAGGGCCCCTACCTTACGCTGATGAGCCTGGCCCAGCAGACCAGGGATCCGCGCCTGGCCAAGCGCGCCGCCGAGATGGCGCTGTCGGCCAAACAGGCCGACGACGCGCTCGCCGCGGTGAAGCTGTGGCGCCAGTACGCGCCCAACTCCGACGAGGCCAACCAGTACTATCTGGGGTTGGTGGTCCTCTCTGACAACCTCACCGAAGCAGAAAGTGCGCTGAAGCAGCGCCTGGCCGATGCGACGCCGGGCGCGCGCGGCCTGGTGATGTTCCAGATACAGCAGCTGGTGATGCGCGCCAAGGACAAGGAAGCGGGCCTGGCCATGCTCGACCGCCTGGTGGCGCCCTACGGCAACATGATGGAAACCCATGTGGTGCTGGCCCAGTCCGCCCTCGCACGCGGCGCCAAGGAAGACGCCGTGCGCGAAGCCCGCGCCGCGCTGCAGATCAAGCCCGATTCCGAGATCGCCATCCTGACCCTGGCCCAGGTGACGGAAGGCGACGAGCAGTCCGCCAAGGTGCTGTCCGACTTCCTGGCCGCCCATCCGGACGCGAAGGAAGTACGCACGGCCTATGCCCGCATGCTGGTCAACGCCAAGCAGTACGACGCGGCGCGCCGCGAATTCCTGGCGCTCGATAAGGCCCAGCCGAACAACCCGGGCACCCTGTACGCGCTCGGCATCCTGTCGATGCAGACCAACGACAACAAGAGCGCCGAGCAGTATTTCACCCATTTCGTCGAGGTCATGGAAAAGGCCTCGGACGAGGAGCGCGATCCGTCCAAGGCGGTGCTGATCCTGTCCCAGCTGGCCGAGGAGCGCGGCGACATTCCCGCCGCGCTGTCCTGGCTCGACCGCCTCGACACGCCCGATCCGAAGATCCAGTTCGGCGCCGACCTGCGCCGCGCCCAGCTGACCGCCCGGCAGGGCGACCTGCCGGGGGCCCGCAAGCTGCTGGGCACGCTCAAGCCCGAGGATCCGGCCGAACAGGCCCAGGTGGTGCTGGTCGAGGCCCAGCTGCTGCGCGACGCCGGCAAGAACCAGGACGCCTACAAGCTGATGGAGCAGGGCCTGAAGCGCTTCCCGGACAACACGGACTTCCTGTACGACTTCGCGCTGATGGCCGAAAAGATGGGCAAGACCAGCGTGATGGAAAAATCGCTGCGCAAGGTGATCGCCAAGGCGCCCGACAACCAGCACGCCTATAATGCCCTCGGCTATTCGCTGGCGGACCGCAACGTGCGCCTGAAGGAAGCCTATGCGCTGATCGAGAAGGCCCAGAAGATGGCGCCGCTTGACCCCTTCATCATGGACAGTATGGGCTGGGTGCAATATCGCATGGGCAAGCTCAACGAAGCCGAAGCCCAGCTGCGCAAGGCTTACGAGATCCGCAGCGACCCGGAAATCGCCGTCCACCTGGGCGAAGTGCTGTGGAAAAAGGGCCAGCACGACGACGCCCGCAAGCTGTGGCGCGAAGCGCGGGCCAAGGATCCGAAGAACGATGCGCTGAAGAGCACGCTGACGCGGCTGCGCGCTTCGCTCTGAACCCGCTTAACCCAGGTCGCTCCCCCTTAACCAAGGTCGCCCCCGCTTAACCAACGTCGCCCCCGCGAAGGCGGGGGCCCAAGTTTCTCACCGATGCCGATTCCTCATTCCATCCGCCTGCTCGCAGCCGCCACCGTCGCCTTTGCCCTGGTCGGCTGCGCCACCCCCACCGCCAACCTGTCGACCGCCCCGGTCGGCGCCTACCGCGACACGATTGACCTGAACGGCAGCATCGCGGTGAGCTACCAGAAGGCCGATGGCCAGCCGGACAGGCTGACCGGACGCTATACCTGGACCCAGCGTCCGGGCCGCGTCGATGTGTCGCTCGCCAGCCCCTTCGGCACGACCGTGGCCGAGATCAGCGTTACGCCGGACTCGGCCACGCTGACCCAGCCCAACCGCGCGCCGCGCACGGCGCAGGATATCGACGCGCTCACCCGGCAAACGCTTGGCTGGCCGCTGCCGGTGGCCGGCCTGCGCGACTGGCTGCAGGGCTACGCGACCGATGCCCAGGGCAAGCGCTTTGCCGCTTCGCCCGCGAATAACACCGTGTTCACGCGCGACGGCTGGAACCTGCGCTTCAAGGAGTGGCAGGACAAGCCGGGGCCGGGCGGGGCGCCGATGCCGAAGGCCATCCAGGCCGGACGCGGCGCCACCGCGAACAGCGGCGAGCTGTCGATCAGCATCTCGATCCTGCCGGAAAGCTGAGATGGCCCTGACTTCGCTGCATGGCTGCCCGGCGCCGGCCAAGCTCAACCTGTTCCTGCACGTCACCGGCCGCCGTCCGGACGGCTACCACCTGCTGCAATCGGTGTTCCAGCTGATCGACCACGGCGACACCCTCGACTTCGACTTGCGCAGCGACGAACGCATCGTGCGCGTCAGCGATGTGCCCGGCGTGCCGGAAGAGCAGGACCTGATCGTGCGCGCCCTGCGTGCGCTGCAGGCCGAATACCGGCGTCGCCATGGCCGGCTGCCGCCCGGCATCGACG
This window of the Massilia sp. WG5 genome carries:
- a CDS encoding dynamin family protein, with the translated sequence MQDIQQYGAWRASVAETLEQYRGWVQAAELLDAAAEQRLARALARVRDDRLSVAFVAEFSRGKSELINAIFFADYGQRIVPSSPGRTTMCPTELAWDPLLPPCIRLLPIETRAQRLATSDYREDPAAWTALPLDLDSPERMIETFRQVSLTRRVDAGEARSYGLYDPEDPDLAGTVGDDGLVEIPQWRHALINFPHPLLKQGLVILDTPGLNAIGTEPELTLNLIPNAHAVLFILAAETGVTKSDIEVWRTHIGAGPGRIVVLNKIDALWDELRTPQENEAAIARQQANAAQLLGLEESQVFPVSAQKGLVGRVTGDMALFEKSRVKLLESALFNELIPARQDILRRQLREDMEAITAGQQALLGTRIRDLVEQLQELQSLRGKNQGVIAHMMRRVEMEKKEFDASLFKLQGTRAVFATLSTELYSSIGMDLVQQQVETVRAAMEGVRFATGMRAPVREFFEQARARLDASSAKIGEIGAMMDTMYRRFSAEHGLALAMPMALSLARYRSEIDAIEAIWQKQSGTATLLITSRGALLERFVDTIAARIKHTFRAANADVEAWLKVIMAPLEAQIRQHREQLRHRQSSIQRIHDATESLEQKIAAFELAQRELEQVKAKLALLSGAVTRVLDAALDAAPAAQAGSPHTLEVA
- a CDS encoding deoxyguanosinetriphosphate triphosphohydrolase, whose amino-acid sequence is MIDFDAHLAPYAAHSSKSRGRRHPEPAAGSRSEFQRDRDRIIHSTAFRRLEYKTQVFLNHEGDLFRTRLTHSIEVAQIARTLARSLRLNEDLVEATALAHDLGHTPFGHVGQDVLNESMKDYGGFEHNLQSLRVVDQLEEHYGAFDGLNLTFETREGILKHCSLTNARQLGELGQRFIDKQQPSLEAQLTNLADEIAYNNHDIDDGLRSGLLTMKQMEEVELFARLHHQVVQQYPGLPGRRELYETIRLMITAMTADLVEESCRLLKEADPKDIDAVRTSPPLIRFSPKMREETTALKRFLYANLYRHYKVNRMRVKASRIVRELFDAFMTDPVLLPFDYQVAGGDTLKQARKIADYIAGMTDRYAIREHKRIFSLDEL
- the aroKB gene encoding bifunctional shikimate kinase/3-dehydroquinate synthase AroKB, coding for MPHCKNNNIFLVGLMGAGKTTIGRLLARRLGMHFVDSDHEIEARTGASVPWIFEIEGEPSFRRREADMIRELTAASGLVLATGGGAVLNPESRRLLAERGTVIYLRASVNSILQRTSHDKNRPLLQTADPRKKLEDLTAQREPLYREIADLVIDTGRPNVQSMVQTILDQLAAIDAARQRTKPRTNMNEQACISLNVDLGERSYPILIGRGLLDDGALLTRHIGAGGGKIAIVTNTTVAPLYLEKVAAPLRASGREVVNIVLPDGEEHKNWHSLNLVFDALLEHKCDRKTTLVALGGGVIGDLTGYAAASYMRGVPFVQIPTTLLSQVDSSVGGKTGINHPLGKNMIGAFYQPRAVIADTATLDTLPDRELSAGLAEVIKHGAILDLSFFDWIEENIGKLVARDHAALAHAILRSCEIKSDVVRRDEREGGLRAVLNFGHTFGHAIENGLGYGEWLHGEAVGCGMVMAADLSHRLGLLDAASALRVRRLVKAAGLPVVAPDLGAQRWIELMEVDKKNEGGAIKFILLKPLGSPSITGAPQEQLLATLAACVGAPMEKNSR
- the mutY gene encoding A/G-specific adenine glycosylase, with the translated sequence MKRLTEFDVSELADPGFSRAVIDWQRQHGRHALPWQNTRDAYRIWLSEIMLQQTQVTAVLGYYARFLERFPTVAALAEAPVEDVMTYWAGLGYYTRARNLHACARRVVAEYGGVFPSDPALLAELPGIGRSTAAAIAAFSSGARAAILDGNVKRVFARVFGIDQYPGLKPVEDALWRRAEALLPAGGDGIESYTQGLMDLGATLCTRSKPDCGRCPLQDRCVARATGRTAELPVRKPKKATPEKRAQMLVVIDQGQVLLEQRPGSGIWGGLLSLPEVDGHVALDEEELELGAAAEAGEKFGAVAETEALLPLEHGFTHYKLHIHPYRIGLESRGEIPAGYVWWNLADIEAAALPAPVKKLLGQLGQPSLFA
- a CDS encoding Ig-like domain-containing protein, translated to MSNTNITRRGAPVATALLMALVLAACGGGGGNPGTTGGSGSGSTGSGGSGGTTVTAAPAVTLGFVNASGASTNALTGATPLTVKATVLDASKKPVPNAIVSFATDNTLAVFSPSAGTALTDVNGVATVTMRVASLAAGGAAKVTATSTVGGTTVTGESNYSVGATTLGFGALSASPNSIQAYGSTVLSVDVLAGSGKYTEQQVNVTFSSACVAAGKATLATTVATNNGSAQTVYRDKGCANNDVITVSADGIAKSATTQLQIAAPAAASVQFVQASPTNQSIVIAGQGGNGRTETATLTFKVVDIFGNPLAGKQVNFSTTTSSVHVNKSTDTTDANGNVVTTVNSGTVATTFRVQATLPGTAANGNPDISTMSDSIVVTTGLPVQRSFSISSGSFNVEGLNIDSTPTTPATHIQVLLADTFGNPVPDGTPIVFQTNVGSVGSSDKGGCNTVNGGCSVDFRAQEPRTPLPNTPVTPCNTGPGASPDSTRPGLATICASSTDGTNTVFGKTAVFLSGSRADHTYLNGAQVSFGTPNDLGSISSSETKVFQLQLNDINDNPMPVNTKVELTSVLNAVAAAVSPATVPNIAPHGVKGDDNTGNTVSGAQGSSHTFSISSTAPTGCKGPAQASFNVAITTPGGTVTNIPFKLLFTCP
- the mutM gene encoding bifunctional DNA-formamidopyrimidine glycosylase/DNA-(apurinic or apyrimidinic site) lyase, which codes for MPELPEVEVTRRGVAPHLEGRVVEQVVLRREGLRWPFPPNLSELLAGRQILSTSRRGKYLLIHFEHGTLIVHLGMSGHLRVLPEGVELKKHDHFDLVVRGPEGRRVLRLHDPRRFGAVLWHGNDDGELEQHLLLRGLGVEPLEDGFSGALLHRETRRRNAPIKQVLLAGDIVVGVGNIYACESLFRAGINPKTAASRISRARYDKLAEAIREILAAAIVQGGSTLRDFIAVNGQSGYFQQTYFVYDRAGVPCRNCGAPVRQITQGQRSTFYCATCQR
- a CDS encoding tetratricopeptide repeat protein; the encoded protein is MAPKQQPPQAAADKADRPLLAAEAQRGSGADRAAGEAAQDNAKQGEEQLPNVKMTPQMMTQLMNAELAFKKGDWQGPYLTLMSLAQQTRDPRLAKRAAEMALSAKQADDALAAVKLWRQYAPNSDEANQYYLGLVVLSDNLTEAESALKQRLADATPGARGLVMFQIQQLVMRAKDKEAGLAMLDRLVAPYGNMMETHVVLAQSALARGAKEDAVREARAALQIKPDSEIAILTLAQVTEGDEQSAKVLSDFLAAHPDAKEVRTAYARMLVNAKQYDAARREFLALDKAQPNNPGTLYALGILSMQTNDNKSAEQYFTHFVEVMEKASDEERDPSKAVLILSQLAEERGDIPAALSWLDRLDTPDPKIQFGADLRRAQLTARQGDLPGARKLLGTLKPEDPAEQAQVVLVEAQLLRDAGKNQDAYKLMEQGLKRFPDNTDFLYDFALMAEKMGKTSVMEKSLRKVIAKAPDNQHAYNALGYSLADRNVRLKEAYALIEKAQKMAPLDPFIMDSMGWVQYRMGKLNEAEAQLRKAYEIRSDPEIAVHLGEVLWKKGQHDDARKLWREARAKDPKNDALKSTLTRLRASL